A portion of the Desulfomicrobium macestii genome contains these proteins:
- a CDS encoding DUF3450 domain-containing protein, with the protein MRQFTTKPKACLFVRNSLASLALCLTLGTACPALADDPVQVQRTMEQAIEIHQQTQKQTDEWSGRKQELQARHEYLLAEKERLQAGRTLAMERRDLEAKMVAETRRSIEGATEFERDLMPFLEKTLTRLEEAIARDLPFLPQERSQRLAELHEILIRPDASAAEKLRRIMEALQIEADYGRSVEVYQDTVSVDGVPLLVDILRLGRISLFWRTPDGLLAGHFDPVTRQFTPLPKDSLDQVTKAMEVARRERTAELLELPIGRIEPQ; encoded by the coding sequence ATGAGACAGTTCACAACCAAACCGAAAGCCTGTCTTTTCGTTCGCAACAGCTTGGCCAGCCTGGCCCTATGCCTGACTTTGGGAACAGCCTGCCCAGCCCTGGCCGACGACCCTGTCCAGGTGCAGCGAACCATGGAGCAGGCCATCGAAATCCACCAGCAGACACAAAAGCAAACCGACGAATGGTCCGGCCGCAAACAGGAACTGCAAGCCAGACACGAGTATTTGCTTGCGGAAAAGGAACGCCTCCAGGCCGGACGCACGCTGGCTATGGAGCGGCGTGATCTCGAGGCCAAAATGGTTGCCGAGACCCGCAGGAGCATCGAGGGGGCGACGGAGTTCGAGCGTGACCTCATGCCATTTTTGGAAAAAACCCTGACCCGTCTGGAGGAGGCCATTGCCCGCGATCTGCCTTTCCTGCCCCAGGAACGCTCCCAGCGTCTGGCCGAGTTGCACGAGATCCTGATCAGGCCTGACGCCTCGGCCGCCGAAAAACTGCGCCGCATCATGGAGGCACTGCAGATCGAAGCCGATTACGGCCGCAGTGTCGAGGTCTATCAGGACACTGTGTCCGTGGATGGCGTCCCGCTGTTGGTCGACATTCTGCGTCTGGGTCGGATCAGCCTGTTCTGGCGCACTCCCGACGGCCTCCTGGCTGGACATTTCGACCCTGTCACGCGGCAATTCACACCCCTGCCCAAAGACAGCCTCGACCAGGTGACCAAAGCCATGGAGGTAGCCCGGCGGGAACGCACGGCCGAACTGCTTGAACTCCCCATCGGAAGGATCGAACCGCAATGA
- a CDS encoding MotA/TolQ/ExbB proton channel family protein, with product MDMFSTTFDYLRPGGLIMIPLIGASCWMWVLIIERGIWFADQARRDISLRQAMDALKDRILPTECRGLRADLVRQFLDERTGRRDIDRRILERHAMRARPLIRGSLAIITTLAAVAPLFGLLGTVTGMITTFDVISLFGTGNAKAMAGGISEALITTQSGLLAAIPGLFMSVFLHRRATRLEGRLDETVSVLKRCL from the coding sequence ATGGACATGTTCAGCACCACCTTCGACTACCTCCGTCCCGGGGGATTGATCATGATTCCGCTCATCGGGGCATCCTGCTGGATGTGGGTACTGATCATCGAGCGCGGGATCTGGTTCGCCGATCAGGCCCGCCGGGACATCAGCCTCCGCCAGGCCATGGACGCCCTGAAGGATCGTATCCTGCCAACAGAGTGTCGGGGACTACGCGCCGATCTGGTCAGACAGTTCCTCGATGAACGCACCGGCCGCCGGGACATCGACCGTCGCATCCTGGAGCGTCATGCCATGCGCGCCAGACCCCTCATCCGGGGCTCCCTGGCGATCATCACCACCCTGGCCGCCGTGGCCCCTCTTTTCGGCCTGCTCGGCACCGTGACTGGCATGATTACGACCTTCGACGTCATATCCCTGTTTGGAACCGGCAACGCCAAGGCCATGGCTGGCGGCATTTCCGAGGCGCTCATCACTACCCAGAGCGGACTCTTGGCCGCCATTCCGGGCCTGTTCATGAGTGTCTTCCTCCATCGCCGGGCCACGCGCCTCGAAGGCCGACTCGATGAAACCGTATCTGTCCTTAAGAGGTGCCTGTGA
- a CDS encoding efflux RND transporter permease subunit, with protein MLNIQKINSRFRAVAEIIIKYRWLNIILFLGVLLAAGVGLTRLESDIDQDNWFLEDDELRITEQHFEDIFGNEDFCAILVEADNVYTPEVLGAIREMGRELTTKVPYADDIVSLTDFEFTLGTEDGMEIIDLVPATIPSDPGELARIRDLAMAKPLFKNRIVSEDARQSWIMLRMKPIPDDWEKDSTENPDLSVGRIVTEIISQEKYAFLQPKATGLPVINVDKRNFFAKETPRLLGISLLLTMAVLAVSLRSVRGVAFPLLTAISTNVIVFGAQGFLDIRNDPSMIFLPVFLSLAQAIGYSIHVFNAFKHGLATEGRRRPALIHAVAETGWPLLFSALTTMAALCSFMFIPLRPIRWVGLTGACLVGVTYILVIVLLPSLLSFGRDKVPQTQQRAGVLAGLDRVMEILGTRVLNRPGLTMTALGLITVVCLLGIARFEVSFDIRRTFGMDVPYVERLDYIGHTRVGSLYSYGVALEFGQPGEAKEPENLKKFDQLISEINTLPLTKKTTSLIDIIKDTHQVLNNGDPDFHTIPEDRNAVAQVLLLYENAGGSEAEKWIDYEYQRLRLMVEIDDYNSGEAVRELRLIQERGRELFPDAKVLLIGSISQFTVMQDYVTWGQIKSFFIALTVIAILMSLVFGSLPLGLVAMVPNLAPAMVVGGIMGLAGIPLDMMTVTIIPMLLGLAVDDTIHFINHCQLEFERTGNYRESVRRVFESVGSALLLTSLVLILCFSAYAASAAKVFVNMSFLVAAGILAALGADYFVTPVLLNRLRPFGPETTRNRAAISSNRSGPVHAQGQHPADSPSS; from the coding sequence ATGCTCAACATTCAGAAGATCAATTCCCGGTTCCGGGCAGTCGCCGAAATCATAATTAAATACCGTTGGTTGAACATCATCCTGTTTCTTGGCGTCCTGCTCGCCGCCGGAGTCGGCCTGACCCGACTGGAAAGCGACATCGACCAGGACAACTGGTTCCTGGAAGACGACGAACTACGGATCACCGAACAACACTTCGAGGACATCTTCGGCAATGAGGACTTCTGTGCCATCCTGGTCGAGGCCGACAATGTCTACACGCCAGAGGTGCTCGGGGCCATCCGCGAGATGGGCAGGGAGTTGACGACCAAAGTCCCCTACGCCGACGACATAGTCTCCTTGACCGACTTCGAGTTCACCCTGGGGACCGAGGACGGTATGGAAATCATCGACCTTGTGCCCGCGACCATCCCAAGCGATCCGGGGGAACTGGCCCGCATCCGCGATCTGGCCATGGCCAAGCCGCTGTTCAAAAATCGCATCGTGTCCGAGGACGCCCGACAAAGTTGGATCATGCTGCGCATGAAGCCTATTCCAGACGACTGGGAAAAGGACTCCACGGAAAATCCGGACCTGTCGGTGGGACGCATCGTCACCGAGATCATTTCCCAGGAAAAATATGCCTTTCTCCAGCCCAAGGCCACGGGCCTACCAGTCATCAACGTGGACAAGCGGAATTTCTTCGCCAAGGAAACTCCGCGCCTGCTGGGCATTTCCCTCCTGCTGACCATGGCCGTCCTGGCCGTGTCCCTGCGCAGCGTGCGCGGGGTTGCCTTTCCCTTGCTCACCGCCATCAGCACCAACGTCATCGTCTTCGGAGCCCAGGGCTTCCTCGACATCCGCAACGACCCATCCATGATCTTCCTTCCCGTATTCCTGAGCCTGGCCCAGGCCATCGGCTACTCCATCCATGTCTTCAACGCCTTCAAGCACGGACTGGCGACCGAGGGACGAAGACGGCCTGCCCTGATCCACGCCGTTGCCGAGACAGGCTGGCCGCTCTTGTTCAGCGCCCTGACGACCATGGCCGCCCTGTGCTCCTTCATGTTCATCCCGCTGCGGCCAATCCGTTGGGTCGGCCTGACCGGGGCCTGCCTGGTCGGCGTGACGTACATCCTGGTCATAGTGCTGCTGCCATCCCTGCTCAGCTTCGGCCGGGACAAGGTACCACAGACGCAGCAAAGAGCCGGGGTACTGGCGGGTCTGGACCGGGTGATGGAAATCCTCGGAACCCGCGTCCTGAACCGTCCCGGACTGACCATGACCGCCCTTGGCCTGATCACCGTGGTCTGCCTGCTGGGCATCGCCCGGTTCGAAGTGTCCTTCGACATCCGCCGCACCTTCGGCATGGATGTGCCCTACGTGGAACGTCTGGACTACATCGGTCACACCAGGGTCGGTTCCCTCTACTCCTACGGTGTCGCCCTGGAATTCGGCCAACCCGGAGAGGCCAAGGAACCGGAAAATCTGAAGAAATTCGACCAGCTCATCTCAGAGATCAACACACTGCCCCTGACCAAAAAGACCACATCACTGATCGATATCATCAAGGATACGCACCAGGTTCTGAACAATGGCGACCCCGACTTTCACACCATTCCCGAAGATCGAAACGCCGTGGCCCAGGTGCTGCTACTCTATGAAAACGCAGGGGGATCCGAGGCGGAAAAGTGGATTGACTATGAATACCAGCGATTGCGGCTCATGGTCGAGATCGACGACTACAATTCCGGCGAAGCCGTGCGGGAACTGCGCCTCATCCAGGAGCGTGGCCGCGAACTCTTTCCCGACGCCAAGGTCTTGCTCATTGGCTCCATCTCGCAGTTCACGGTCATGCAGGACTACGTGACCTGGGGCCAGATCAAATCCTTCTTCATCGCCCTGACCGTCATCGCCATACTCATGTCCCTGGTCTTCGGCAGTCTGCCCCTGGGCCTCGTGGCAATGGTCCCCAATTTGGCTCCGGCCATGGTCGTGGGCGGCATCATGGGCCTGGCCGGTATCCCCTTGGACATGATGACCGTGACCATCATCCCCATGCTCCTCGGTCTGGCCGTTGATGACACCATTCATTTCATCAACCACTGCCAGCTCGAATTCGAACGCACCGGCAATTACCGGGAAAGCGTACGCCGAGTTTTCGAATCCGTAGGATCTGCCCTGCTCCTGACCTCCCTGGTCCTCATCCTGTGCTTCTCGGCCTACGCAGCTTCGGCTGCCAAGGTCTTTGTCAACATGTCCTTCCTCGTCGCCGCAGGTATACTGGCTGCTCTGGGCGCGGACTATTTCGTGACCCCCGTTCTTTTGAACCGTCTGCGCCCCTTTGGACCGGAAACGACAAGAAACCGAGCTGCGATATCATCAAACCGATCAGGGCCGGTTCACGCCCAAGGCCAACACCCGGCGGACTCTCCGTCCTCCTGA
- a CDS encoding tetratricopeptide repeat protein — protein sequence MTTYFFSANRGPVVLTVLILLSMATVLQASELPPVVQKTLYEAGQAMENGSHAKATQILRQFRQAHADTPHHLVEFTLGNALSMQNKPKDALPHYQRCTELEPDYAPGWQNLGKTALDLGDHPLAGRALTRTYELGGKKDHDLLFHACAAHILGGEAKKALSGLEHLTSGKAGHPKTPWLEALLKVYLDLGQEKKAARILDGMLANDGNNAALWKLLAQIQARQNEYRKSLAAWEIYTSMHQPTPEELVLMGDLYAAIGVPAKAAESYEHALVRKDCPKLREKMVNAHLAARNPAKVVESAKTAINKRPSGALWQAMGRALFELGEYDQAADAFAHSAQLNPGDGHPHLMRGYCALRIKNRDMALTALERAQHFPNTRAQAAALLKVAATL from the coding sequence ATGACTACGTATTTCTTTTCCGCGAACAGAGGACCGGTGGTCCTGACCGTTCTGATTCTGCTGTCCATGGCTACCGTGCTCCAGGCTTCGGAACTGCCCCCGGTTGTGCAAAAGACCCTGTACGAGGCCGGACAGGCCATGGAAAATGGCAGCCACGCCAAGGCCACCCAGATTTTACGCCAATTTCGGCAAGCCCATGCCGATACTCCTCACCATCTGGTCGAATTCACCTTGGGTAACGCCCTGTCCATGCAAAACAAACCCAAGGATGCGCTACCCCATTACCAGCGCTGCACCGAGCTTGAGCCTGACTACGCTCCGGGCTGGCAAAACCTGGGCAAAACCGCCCTGGATCTGGGCGATCATCCCTTGGCCGGCCGAGCCCTGACCCGCACCTATGAACTGGGCGGAAAAAAGGACCATGATCTGCTCTTCCACGCCTGCGCGGCCCATATCCTGGGTGGCGAAGCCAAGAAGGCCCTGTCCGGCCTGGAACACCTGACCTCGGGCAAGGCCGGACACCCCAAGACTCCGTGGCTGGAAGCCCTGCTCAAGGTCTATCTGGATCTGGGACAGGAAAAAAAGGCGGCCCGGATCCTGGACGGCATGCTGGCGAATGACGGGAACAATGCCGCACTCTGGAAGCTCCTGGCGCAGATCCAGGCCCGACAGAACGAATACCGGAAAAGTCTGGCCGCCTGGGAAATATACACCAGCATGCACCAACCCACGCCCGAGGAACTGGTTTTAATGGGCGACCTGTACGCAGCCATCGGTGTCCCGGCCAAGGCCGCAGAAAGCTACGAACACGCATTGGTGCGCAAGGATTGCCCCAAACTGCGCGAAAAAATGGTCAACGCCCATCTGGCGGCACGCAATCCGGCCAAGGTCGTGGAAAGTGCAAAGACAGCCATCAACAAACGGCCATCGGGAGCCCTGTGGCAGGCCATGGGGCGCGCACTGTTCGAACTGGGCGAATACGACCAGGCCGCCGACGCCTTTGCGCACAGCGCCCAGTTAAATCCCGGCGACGGCCATCCCCACCTCATGCGCGGCTACTGCGCCCTGCGCATCAAAAACCGCGACATGGCCCTTACCGCCCTGGAGCGGGCCCAGCATTTTCCCAACACCCGCGCCCAGGCGGCAGCGCTGCTCAAGGTCGCCGCAACCCTCTAA
- a CDS encoding DUF1302 family protein has protein sequence MRVVAILALLFALLGASPLRAEEKLPDWLHISGWAETMQSLRIRAPHDQVTARAKLRLEAEAELDRLYLFTSADAEKNWTIDSETGADLHEAWLEYVGEGWDVRLGRQIVIWGKADGVQITDLISPPDYTESMSRDLDEIRMPVDAMKLRLLGTWFDTELVWIPVFRAAVLPEGDNPWAVEQSVSDSMRINQRSTDEPATSLENSELAVKVSAYLPGFDVAASVFHTWDDFATMHRTAWTEGNILHVDYRPEHHRLTVLGLECSRPWSDFVFRGEAAYTLGQYRNTDSVFVNPRKKDGLKWLTGLDWTPGDDWTVTAQMIGTHILDHESDLSDEPFSSMVTLNISKKLMRQILTLSNMLYCDLNDGEIFDRVKADYEIRDGIHLLVGADYFCGDDGQFGRYKDNSQVWVRLKYSF, from the coding sequence ATGCGCGTCGTGGCCATCCTGGCTCTGTTGTTTGCCCTGCTGGGAGCGAGCCCGCTCCGGGCGGAAGAGAAATTGCCGGACTGGCTGCACATCTCCGGTTGGGCCGAGACCATGCAGTCCCTGCGGATCCGCGCCCCCCACGACCAGGTAACAGCCAGGGCCAAGCTACGCTTGGAAGCCGAGGCCGAGTTGGACCGGCTCTATCTCTTTACCTCGGCCGACGCGGAAAAAAACTGGACCATCGACTCGGAAACCGGGGCTGACCTGCACGAGGCATGGCTCGAATATGTTGGAGAAGGTTGGGACGTGCGTCTGGGCCGTCAAATCGTCATCTGGGGCAAGGCCGATGGGGTGCAGATCACGGATCTCATCTCGCCGCCGGACTACACCGAATCCATGTCCCGCGACCTGGACGAGATCCGCATGCCCGTGGACGCCATGAAACTGCGCCTGCTGGGCACGTGGTTCGACACGGAACTCGTCTGGATTCCGGTCTTCAGGGCGGCGGTCCTGCCAGAGGGCGACAATCCGTGGGCCGTGGAACAATCCGTGTCGGATTCCATGCGAATCAACCAGCGTTCAACCGATGAACCGGCCACAAGCCTGGAGAACAGCGAACTTGCGGTAAAGGTTTCGGCCTACCTGCCTGGCTTCGACGTAGCCGCTTCGGTCTTTCATACCTGGGACGACTTCGCGACCATGCATCGCACGGCCTGGACCGAGGGGAACATCCTGCACGTGGACTACAGGCCCGAACACCATCGTCTGACCGTGTTAGGGCTGGAATGCTCACGGCCCTGGTCCGATTTCGTATTCCGGGGGGAGGCGGCCTACACGCTCGGCCAGTACAGGAACACGGACTCGGTGTTCGTCAATCCGCGCAAAAAGGACGGCCTGAAATGGCTGACCGGACTGGACTGGACGCCCGGCGACGACTGGACCGTGACCGCGCAAATGATCGGCACGCACATCCTGGACCATGAGTCCGACCTCAGCGATGAGCCCTTCTCCTCGATGGTCACCCTCAATATTTCCAAAAAACTGATGCGCCAGATCCTGACCCTGTCCAACATGCTCTATTGCGATCTGAACGACGGCGAAATCTTTGACCGCGTCAAGGCCGACTACGAGATCCGCGACGGCATCCATTTGTTGGTCGGAGCAGATTATTTCTGCGGCGATGACGGTCAGTTCGGACGTTACAAAGACAATTCCCAGGTCTGGGTCCGACTCAAATACAGTTTCTGA
- a CDS encoding ExbD/TolR family protein, with product MINARHNLRGRGKTAEVNMAPLIDLVFLLLIFFMVTTSFVKETGVDVQRPQASTATLKEAGNILVGVSSEGKIFLESKEIDVRSVRAHVERSLAENPEGAVVIVADKESNTGVVIQVMDQCRLAGAENVSIAASRTDGES from the coding sequence GTGATCAACGCCCGACATAACCTACGCGGCAGGGGCAAGACCGCCGAAGTCAACATGGCTCCGCTCATCGACCTGGTTTTCCTGCTGCTCATCTTTTTCATGGTGACCACGAGCTTCGTCAAGGAAACCGGCGTTGACGTTCAGCGCCCCCAGGCCTCCACGGCCACCCTCAAGGAGGCCGGCAACATTCTCGTCGGTGTGTCCTCCGAAGGAAAGATTTTCCTGGAATCCAAGGAAATAGACGTGCGCAGCGTGCGCGCCCACGTGGAGCGCTCCCTGGCCGAGAATCCCGAAGGCGCGGTGGTCATTGTCGCCGACAAAGAGAGCAACACCGGTGTGGTCATCCAGGTCATGGACCAATGCCGCCTGGCCGGTGCCGAAAACGTGAGCATTGCCGCCTCCCGGACCGACGGGGAAAGCTGA
- a CDS encoding MotA/TolQ/ExbB proton channel family protein, with the protein MKIIFTMHHIIIAACALALGLSLVLPAGAEDMRAAARKAKSEYEAAGIQAKEARQRILNDRNALEGEVGGLERDVRRLADELESLNKEITELVGQKQELELQRADSELGQRELIGTLRVVARDLDAALNQSPTTALLPDRREILAPMIDKDRFPSLADAARMGELMFGEMEHTAGVSLRKHAFVGRDGQTVDGDVLVVGPFTAAYRTGTETGFLRYSEETGQFFALSALPDWFMRRTLDLYFDGKSETMPLDITGGAALRQIMHTNSLIDQIKNGGLLVWPILAIAVLALLMSVERTIFLKRVHDNADRVMGKVNTLALQARWTECDDMVREKKDRPVYNVLKAGLTARGENRETLESILQEAILKELPRLERFLPMLNMLGAVAPLLGLLGTVTGMISTFHVITLYGTGDPRMMSGGISEALVTTMLGLAVAIPIMLAHTFLNRQVDHIVGDMEEKAVALTNIIYRESACN; encoded by the coding sequence ATGAAAATCATATTCACCATGCACCACATCATTATAGCTGCCTGCGCTCTCGCCCTCGGCTTGAGCCTGGTCCTGCCTGCCGGGGCCGAAGACATGCGCGCGGCGGCCCGCAAGGCCAAGAGCGAGTACGAAGCTGCGGGCATCCAGGCCAAGGAAGCCCGACAACGCATCCTCAACGACCGAAATGCCCTGGAAGGGGAAGTTGGCGGATTGGAGCGAGATGTCCGCAGGCTCGCGGACGAACTGGAGTCCCTCAACAAAGAGATCACGGAACTTGTCGGACAGAAACAGGAATTGGAACTCCAGCGTGCGGACAGCGAACTGGGCCAGCGCGAACTGATCGGAACTCTTCGCGTGGTCGCCCGCGATCTGGATGCAGCCCTGAACCAATCCCCCACCACGGCCCTGCTCCCCGATCGCCGCGAAATCCTGGCCCCCATGATAGACAAGGACCGCTTTCCAAGCCTTGCCGACGCAGCCCGCATGGGCGAGCTCATGTTCGGGGAAATGGAGCATACGGCCGGAGTATCCCTGCGCAAACACGCGTTTGTCGGCCGCGACGGTCAGACCGTGGACGGCGACGTCCTGGTCGTCGGCCCCTTCACCGCCGCCTACCGCACCGGCACGGAGACCGGATTCCTGCGCTATTCAGAGGAAACGGGTCAGTTCTTCGCTCTCTCGGCCCTGCCGGACTGGTTCATGCGCCGGACCCTGGACCTCTATTTCGACGGAAAGTCCGAGACCATGCCCCTGGACATCACCGGCGGCGCGGCACTGCGACAAATCATGCACACAAATTCCCTCATCGACCAGATCAAGAACGGCGGACTGCTCGTCTGGCCCATTTTGGCCATCGCCGTGCTGGCTTTGCTCATGAGCGTGGAGCGGACCATCTTTCTGAAACGCGTCCACGACAACGCCGACCGGGTCATGGGCAAGGTCAACACTCTGGCCCTGCAAGCCCGCTGGACCGAATGCGACGACATGGTTCGGGAGAAAAAAGACCGTCCGGTCTACAACGTGCTCAAGGCCGGCCTGACCGCGCGCGGCGAGAACCGCGAGACTCTCGAAAGCATCCTGCAAGAGGCCATCCTCAAGGAACTGCCGCGCCTGGAGCGTTTTTTGCCCATGCTGAACATGCTCGGGGCCGTAGCACCTCTGCTGGGCCTGCTCGGCACCGTGACCGGCATGATCAGCACCTTCCATGTCATCACCTTGTACGGCACGGGAGATCCGCGAATGATGTCCGGCGGCATTTCCGAGGCCCTGGTCACGACCATGCTCGGCCTGGCTGTGGCCATTCCAATCATGCTCGCACACACCTTCTTGAACCGCCAGGTGGACCACATCGTCGGTGACATGGAGGAAAAGGCCGTGGCCCTGACCAATATCATCTATCGCGAATCAGCCTGCAACTGA
- a CDS encoding TonB-dependent receptor plug domain-containing protein, giving the protein MPRHLFRLALLGALLFATAAAHAGTDQNMDKMVVTATMTEKRIADAPGSIEVISAQDITELNAQTVAQALESATGLIVSNESGRVKVPSIRGARAKHTLILLDGRRLAYGFNDMVDLRQIPTTMVERIEIVRGPASSLYGSDALGGVVNIITKKASREVTAKASGQYGRQIDGENDRFNFGGYLGGGTDQVRTLLAMEAGHENGWDRNGAAPDDGFSQEPAFLAGRLAWDLTDGQSLSAGAEYMQNTYDGLQFYEGSDRTRTADESRQGYFLQYDAAFMDVHNVMVRLNRSEFDNELGFTPFAASGERVTEQYTNQLEARYSGLFLGNHLLTAGGEVRREGLDDTQNDMGTNEHTDNYSLFFQDEFQILDPLTLTLSLRYDSHSEFGEHWSPRASVVYTILEGLRLKGSFGQGFRAPSLSELYVKSLRQKGKLVYEANEDLKEEESTSYEVGVEGEYGDMYGGVTLFRTEVDNLIESVFDRSEGTGKNKKDFYIYENIAEATLQGVEVQAGVKLPLGFSLDGNAIWLDADNKSGEDVGGQPEFKAFAKLGYTLPEYRLRANFHASFVDQMTYAEGDKESYTICGVYLAKDINDNFEIFTGAENIFGTRLNRNDVEQIEPVTVYAGLTMKF; this is encoded by the coding sequence ATGCCAAGGCACCTCTTTCGGCTGGCCCTGCTCGGCGCCCTGCTCTTCGCCACTGCGGCCGCACATGCAGGAACCGATCAGAACATGGATAAAATGGTTGTCACCGCGACCATGACCGAAAAACGCATCGCAGACGCTCCGGGCAGCATCGAAGTCATATCGGCCCAGGACATAACCGAACTGAACGCCCAGACAGTGGCCCAGGCCCTGGAGTCAGCAACGGGCCTGATCGTCAGCAACGAATCCGGACGGGTCAAAGTGCCTTCCATCCGTGGCGCACGCGCCAAGCACACCTTGATTCTGCTCGACGGTCGCCGTCTGGCTTACGGGTTCAACGACATGGTCGACCTGCGCCAGATCCCCACCACCATGGTCGAACGCATTGAAATCGTTCGCGGCCCGGCTTCCTCCCTCTACGGCAGCGACGCCCTTGGCGGCGTGGTCAACATCATAACCAAAAAGGCGTCACGTGAAGTGACGGCCAAGGCCAGTGGCCAATACGGAAGGCAGATTGACGGCGAAAATGATCGCTTCAATTTCGGCGGGTATCTCGGTGGGGGCACGGATCAGGTGCGAACGCTGCTGGCCATGGAGGCCGGGCATGAAAACGGATGGGACAGGAATGGCGCCGCCCCGGACGACGGTTTCTCGCAGGAACCCGCTTTTCTGGCCGGACGTCTGGCTTGGGATCTGACCGACGGTCAGTCCCTGAGCGCGGGTGCGGAGTACATGCAGAACACCTACGACGGGCTCCAGTTCTATGAAGGATCGGACCGCACACGCACCGCCGACGAAAGTCGCCAGGGATACTTCCTGCAATACGACGCCGCGTTTATGGACGTGCACAACGTCATGGTCCGTCTGAACCGCTCGGAATTCGACAACGAACTCGGATTCACTCCTTTTGCCGCTTCCGGAGAGCGCGTCACGGAGCAGTACACCAACCAGCTCGAAGCTCGCTATTCAGGCCTCTTCCTGGGCAACCACCTGCTTACCGCTGGCGGTGAAGTTCGTCGCGAAGGCCTGGATGACACCCAGAACGACATGGGCACCAACGAGCACACGGATAATTACAGCCTCTTTTTCCAGGACGAATTCCAGATCCTCGATCCTCTGACCCTGACCCTGTCCCTGCGTTACGACAGCCACTCCGAATTCGGCGAGCACTGGTCTCCGCGCGCCTCCGTAGTCTACACCATTCTGGAAGGGCTACGCCTGAAGGGCTCCTTCGGCCAGGGCTTCAGGGCTCCGTCCCTGTCGGAACTGTATGTCAAATCCCTGCGCCAGAAGGGCAAACTGGTCTACGAGGCCAACGAAGACCTCAAGGAAGAGGAATCCACCAGTTACGAGGTGGGAGTCGAAGGCGAATACGGCGACATGTACGGCGGTGTCACCCTCTTTCGGACCGAGGTGGACAACCTGATCGAGTCGGTCTTCGATCGCTCCGAAGGTACCGGCAAGAACAAAAAGGATTTTTACATCTACGAAAACATCGCCGAGGCAACCTTGCAGGGCGTGGAGGTTCAGGCTGGCGTCAAGCTGCCCTTGGGCTTCTCCCTGGACGGAAACGCCATCTGGCTGGACGCGGACAACAAGTCCGGCGAGGATGTTGGCGGTCAACCCGAATTCAAGGCCTTCGCCAAACTCGGCTACACCCTGCCCGAGTATCGTCTTCGCGCAAACTTCCATGCCTCTTTTGTGGACCAGATGACCTATGCCGAAGGCGACAAGGAATCGTACACAATCTGCGGTGTTTATCTGGCCAAAGACATCAATGACAACTTCGAGATTTTCACCGGCGCCGAAAACATCTTCGGCACCCGTCTCAATCGCAACGACGTAGAGCAGATTGAACCGGTCACGGTGTACGCCGGTCTGACCATGAAATTCTAA
- a CDS encoding energy transducer TonB, translating to MTARFRIYAALAGALAVNLLLFALLPATVGKPVTKMDLESLNVVNMVELRRETPPPQEDSPPKEEPPREPPKELPPMSMPSTRPDIPKMDLVLPSLNFELNTKLATGAPVAAPVGRSSAPVAAFGQDYAMGEVDQIPIPLSQIKPIYPQRAKRMRLNGAVDVRFLVDETGAVHNVEIISARPEGVFDESVRRALSGWKFTPGQKSGTAVRTWFVTTIEFKFEG from the coding sequence ATGACCGCTCGTTTCCGTATCTACGCGGCTCTGGCCGGGGCCCTGGCGGTCAACCTGCTCCTGTTTGCCCTGCTTCCGGCAACGGTGGGTAAACCCGTGACCAAAATGGACCTGGAAAGTCTGAACGTCGTCAACATGGTGGAACTCCGTCGCGAAACGCCCCCACCGCAAGAGGACTCTCCACCCAAGGAGGAACCGCCCCGGGAACCGCCCAAGGAGCTGCCGCCCATGTCCATGCCCAGCACGCGCCCCGACATTCCCAAAATGGACCTGGTCCTGCCCAGCCTGAACTTCGAGCTCAACACCAAACTGGCCACGGGTGCCCCAGTGGCCGCACCGGTTGGCCGTTCGTCCGCTCCTGTTGCCGCCTTCGGCCAGGATTACGCCATGGGCGAGGTCGACCAGATTCCGATACCTTTGAGTCAGATCAAGCCCATCTATCCCCAGCGAGCCAAGCGCATGCGCCTGAATGGAGCTGTGGATGTCCGTTTCCTGGTGGATGAAACCGGAGCGGTCCACAATGTCGAGATCATCTCGGCCAGACCCGAGGGCGTTTTCGACGAAAGCGTGCGCAGGGCCCTGTCCGGCTGGAAATTCACGCCGGGCCAAAAGTCCGGAACCGCCGTGCGCACATGGTTCGTGACTACCATTGAATTCAAATTCGAGGGTTGA